AGGCGATCACTTTTATCAGCAGCGAAGAACGCGCGCTTCATGGCTTTCTTGCACAATCAGGGGCCGGGATTGATGACCTTCAATCCAACCTCACCGACCCTGCCTTCTTGGCTGGCATTTTGGACTTTCTCTTATCAGATGAAAGTGCCTTGCTGGTTTTTTGTGAACAAGCTGAAATTGAACCACAATTGATTGTCAGTGCACGACGTGCCCTGCCCGGTGCTGAAAACCTTTGGGATGGTTAACCCTTATCCTCAATCAACATCTGTCTGAACTTTTCAACGCTACATGGGCGCGAGAATAAGAAGCCTTGCACTTCATCACAGCCTTCGCGCGCTAAAAACGCACGTTGCAGTTCGGTTTCCACGCCTTCTGCTAACATGCGCAAACCAAGGGCACGCCCCAGCTCCAGCATAGCGCGTACAATAGCTTCGGCCTCTTTATTCCTACCAAGATCATCAACGAAAGCTTTATCAATTTTGATCATATCAAAGGGGAAGCGGCGCAAATAGGCGAGGCTGGAATAGCCAGTACCGAAATCGTCCATCGCCAGATGCACCCCCATATCGCGCAGCAAATCAAGGCTGTCTTCGGCTTTTTCAGGGTTGCGCATAACAAGATTTTCCGTCAGTTCCAACTCAATATTAAAACCGGGTTGACCAATCTCGCTATAGACCCGCGCCAAGGCTTCATGGATTTCATGATTTCTGAACTGACGAGCCGATACATTGATTGAAATACGAAGTGTCTTGCCAATTTCTTCATGCCAATGCATGGCTTCTTTAGCAGCTTCTCTAAGCACCCATTCGCCAATATCCACAATCATGCTGGTTTCTTCAGCAATATGGATAAAATCAACCGGGTTAATCACCCCCTGTTCTGGATGGTGCCATCTTAACAGAGCTTCAGCGGCAATAATCTTTCCCGTTGCCAGCTCAAAAATTGGCTGATAGACCAGCTCAAATTCCTGACGATCAATCGCTTTATGCAGATCATTTTCAATCTGTAAACGGCGCATGGCTCGCTCTGTAAGGTCTTGCGTGAAAAAGCAGAAACTGCCTTTTTCCGTTGCTTTGGCAAGATACATAGCGCTGTCGGCATTTTTCATCAGCGTGTCAACGTCCGTGCCATCTTGGGGATACATGGCTACCCCCACACTACAGCCCACATGTAAGTCCTGCCCCTCATGGCAGTAGCTTGTGGCGACTTCTTCTGTTAAGCGCTGTACGATATCAGTGACATGATCTTCACTTTCAGGTGCAAACAATAAGACAACAAACTCATCCCCCCCCAATCGGGCAACCGTATCACCGCTGCGTACCGTATTGGAAATTTTACGCCCCGTTTCACAAATCAGTTGATCCCCGACATTATGGCCCAAGGTGTCATTAATCGTCTTAAAATTATCAAGATCGATAAAGAGTAACGAAAGCAGGCGATTATCACGCCCCGCATGGGCAATGGCTTGTTTTAAACGATCGGTCAGCAGGTTACGGTTTGCAAGGCCTGTTAGCGCATCATGATTTGCCTGAAATTCTAACTTGGCTTCATATTGCTTTTGATTGCTCACATCTTGCAATGTCTCCACCGCGCCAATGACACTACCATCATCTGAATGCAGTGGTGCTGCGGTAAAATAAAGCCATTTTGGACCGGGTTTAAAGTTTGGGAAATAATCCGTTGCTTCCCAACCATCCGCAATCAAAGGAGACGCCGCCCAAATACCTTTATAATATTCACTGAGTTCTGAATATTTATGTTCCATGGCCAAATCAGCCAGCACGGGGCGTTCTTTATCGTAAAATGCTTTCCACTGGTCTTTGGTCCCCACGATATCTTCGGCCTTGGTTCCAATAATAGACTCACACGCCTTATTCCAGTGGGTCACCACATGTTCATCATTCAACACAAACATGGGGACCGGGCAGCCGTCCACCACTTCAGAAAGGATTTTCTGGTTTTTCTTTAAAGAGGCTTCTGAGCGTTTTTCCCTTGTGATATCACGCAATGTTTCAACCGCACCAATGATCTCGCCATTGTCATCCTTTAAAAGCGCCGCTGTAAAGGAAAGCCATTTCCCCCCATCTGGAAAATGGGGAAAGAAGTCCTCTGCTTCCCATGCACCGTCAATAATTTCAGATTTGTGATATTTGCCTTTATAATGTTCTTCAATCCCCTTTTCCTGATCCTCAAGAACAAGGTCCGCCATCGTGGGGCGTTCTTCGGGGTAAAAAGGATGCCATGCCTTTTGGGTGCCAAGCATTTCCTCAGCACTCACACCAGTAACTTTTTCACAAGCCGCATTCCAGTGAATAACCCGGTGGTCTTTATCAATTACAAATGTCGGTACAGGTGTACTCTCAACGACTTGAGAAAGAATGCCCGCACCTTTATTTTTCTGATCCAATATCTCTATCTCAGGCAGATTAGTCATGTTTTATCGTTATTTTACCAATCATCATGCGCAATCACTTAAAAAAGGACAAGGCTTAATTTTAAAGAAAGAGAGCCAAAAGTGATAATTACACACAACGATATGATGAAAAATTATATACAACCATTCTATCGTGCTTACCTAATGCTTCAATGCAATCTTATCGCGTGATTTTTAAGGATATCCTTTGACAGGGGCTAAGGGCTTCATATTTAATAAAAGCAATGAAATAAAACAGGAAGGTGCATTCATGAAATATTCCATAAAGACTTCATTCCATCTTCTCTTTGTACTTATTGCCTTAGGCTCATTGCTTACGTTTGGCTCAAAAAGCACTCTGGCTAAAGATACATTTATCATTGGTTTCTCCCAAGCTACCACGACGGAGCCATGGCGTTTGCTGTTTAACCAAGAAGCACGTTCAGAAGCCGCAAAACATCCAAATGTGACTTTACTGGTCAGAAACGGGCAAGATAGCGTGCCTAAACAAGTCGCTGATATGGAAGAGTTCATCGCTCGCAAAGTCGATGCTATCCTCATTTCTCCTAAAGAAGCTGATGGCCTAACAGCAGTGGTCAACAAAGCCTTTAACGCTGGCATTCCGGTTTTCGTTCTTGACCGCGATATCAGCAATGACCACTACACCCAATTTATCGGTGGTGATAATATACTGATTGGGCGCACAGCGGGGGCTTATGCGGTTGAGCTTCTGGGCGGTAGGGGCAAAGCCAAAGGAACGATTGTTGAGATTTGGGGCGGTATGAAATCAACACCGGCCCATGATCGCCATAATGGTTTTTGGGAAGTCGTGTCAAAAGAAGCAGGCATCAAACTCCTGAACAAGGCTGAAGATGGCGACTGGAAACAGGATAAAGCCTATGAAATTGCCGCAAATGCTATGGAGGCCCACGATAGAATTGATGTGATCTATGCCCATAACGACCCGATGGCCTATGGTGCCTATTTGGC
The genomic region above belongs to Candidatus Terasakiella magnetica and contains:
- a CDS encoding DUF3572 domain-containing protein, encoding MKQEQAEVIALQAITFISSEERALHGFLAQSGAGIDDLQSNLTDPAFLAGILDFLLSDESALLVFCEQAEIEPQLIVSARRALPGAENLWDG
- a CDS encoding sensor domain-containing protein — translated: MTNLPEIEILDQKNKGAGILSQVVESTPVPTFVIDKDHRVIHWNAACEKVTGVSAEEMLGTQKAWHPFYPEERPTMADLVLEDQEKGIEEHYKGKYHKSEIIDGAWEAEDFFPHFPDGGKWLSFTAALLKDDNGEIIGAVETLRDITREKRSEASLKKNQKILSEVVDGCPVPMFVLNDEHVVTHWNKACESIIGTKAEDIVGTKDQWKAFYDKERPVLADLAMEHKYSELSEYYKGIWAASPLIADGWEATDYFPNFKPGPKWLYFTAAPLHSDDGSVIGAVETLQDVSNQKQYEAKLEFQANHDALTGLANRNLLTDRLKQAIAHAGRDNRLLSLLFIDLDNFKTINDTLGHNVGDQLICETGRKISNTVRSGDTVARLGGDEFVVLLFAPESEDHVTDIVQRLTEEVATSYCHEGQDLHVGCSVGVAMYPQDGTDVDTLMKNADSAMYLAKATEKGSFCFFTQDLTERAMRRLQIENDLHKAIDRQEFELVYQPIFELATGKIIAAEALLRWHHPEQGVINPVDFIHIAEETSMIVDIGEWVLREAAKEAMHWHEEIGKTLRISINVSARQFRNHEIHEALARVYSEIGQPGFNIELELTENLVMRNPEKAEDSLDLLRDMGVHLAMDDFGTGYSSLAYLRRFPFDMIKIDKAFVDDLGRNKEAEAIVRAMLELGRALGLRMLAEGVETELQRAFLAREGCDEVQGFLFSRPCSVEKFRQMLIEDKG
- a CDS encoding substrate-binding domain-containing protein, with the protein product MKYSIKTSFHLLFVLIALGSLLTFGSKSTLAKDTFIIGFSQATTTEPWRLLFNQEARSEAAKHPNVTLLVRNGQDSVPKQVADMEEFIARKVDAILISPKEADGLTAVVNKAFNAGIPVFVLDRDISNDHYTQFIGGDNILIGRTAGAYAVELLGGRGKAKGTIVEIWGGMKSTPAHDRHNGFWEVVSKEAGIKLLNKAEDGDWKQDKAYEIAANAMEAHDRIDVIYAHNDPMAYGAYLAASDIKREKDIAFIGIDAIPGEGVMWVHEGKLDATFLYKTPGADAIRQALMFLQGKEIDKRLTLPTQRITSKNAKDILLKHKLIKP